The Spirosoma radiotolerans genome has a window encoding:
- a CDS encoding LytTR family transcriptional regulator DNA-binding domain-containing protein, protein MRFSRLVDNTSRITYLMGWGNYTRVFLIDSTPQVNATTLKKCVGTLPGFIRLSKSLAVNPYHVAQVRRKGDRCADVLVDGTWLPVSRRRVTPVVKHLQEIQGARLKGLIHFRVLTQTNGSQSPMTYMGPVA, encoded by the coding sequence ATGAGATTTAGTAGACTGGTTGACAACACATCGCGTATTACGTACTTAATGGGTTGGGGTAATTATACCCGTGTTTTCCTGATTGACTCAACGCCCCAGGTGAATGCGACCACACTGAAAAAATGTGTTGGTACACTCCCCGGCTTTATTCGATTGAGTAAAAGCCTTGCGGTCAATCCCTATCACGTTGCTCAGGTTCGCCGAAAAGGGGACCGTTGTGCCGATGTACTGGTCGATGGCACCTGGTTGCCGGTAAGTCGACGCAGGGTTACGCCGGTGGTGAAGCATCTGCAGGAAATACAGGGTGCCCGCCTGAAGGGCCTGATCCATTTTCGTGTACTGACTCAAACAAACGGATCTCAAAGCCCAATGACATACATGGGCCCGGTTGCCTAA